The proteins below are encoded in one region of Girardinichthys multiradiatus isolate DD_20200921_A chromosome 19, DD_fGirMul_XY1, whole genome shotgun sequence:
- the pals1a gene encoding protein PALS1, with the protein MLGAQSVSRMTTSHLNGHVGGEGGGGRGGDEEARGGQQHREMAVDCPGELGSRTLPVRRSAQLERIRQHQEDLRRRREEEGRQLDLNASLRLRKLSQNPHVGIDNPTFLQDSLIPQQPSLSSQQSQALLELEELLLSLKQVRGCLSDQQSQNDIELVLALLNKADFQSALKIHNAVASSMHQPSPPFPQTQQAQPLAMEVRNLMQSCQSKEGLELLSLLSDTHIQSLLLAHDSIAEGEMEPESQPVEGKTFTQWGGETVKIVRIEKAQDVPLGATVRNEMDSVVISRIVRGGAAEHSGLLSEGDEILEINGIEIRGKDVNQVFDILADMHGLLTFVLIPSAQTKPPPPKETVIHVKAHFDYDPSDDPYVPCRELGLSFQKGDILHVISQADPNWWQAYRDGDEDNQPLAGLVPGKTFQQQREAMKQTIEEDKESEKPGKLWCAKKRKRKKLLYSHRNDDLDDEILTYEEMALYHQPANRKRPVALIGPNTCGQAELRQRLLNNQPERFAGAVPHTTRSRREGEVSGRDYHFVSRQAFEAELTSGKLIESGEFEKNLYGTSTDSVRQVINTGKICVLCLHTQALKVLRSSDLKPYIIFIAPPSQERLRALLVKDNKNPKPEELREIIEKAREMEQSCGHLFDAIIVNTDLDKAYAELLRLINKLDTEPQWVPCSWLR; encoded by the exons ATGCTCGGTGCCCAAAGCGTATCAAGGATGACAACCTCCCACCTGAACGGTCATGTTGGCggggagggaggaggaggacgaggaGGAGATGAAGAGGCCAGGGGAGGACAGCAGCACCGGGAAATGGCTGTGGACTGTCCAGGGGAGCTCGGGAGCCGTACGCTGCCGGTCCGACGGTCTGCACAGCTGGAGAGGATACGACAGCACCAG GAGGATCTACGGCGGCGCAGAGAGGAGGAGGGCCGGCAGCTGGACCTGAACGCCTCGCTCAGACTCAGGAAGCTCTCCCAGAATCCACACGTTGGGATCGACAACCCCACGTTCCTTCAGGACTCACTGATACCGCAGCAGCCATCGCTCAGCAGCCAGCAGAGTCAGGCGCTGCTgg agctggaggagctgctgttGTCGCTGAAGCAGGTCCGAGGCTGCCTGTCTGACCAGCAGAGCCAGAATGACATAGAGCTGGTTCTCGCTCTGCTCAACAAG GCTGACTTCCAGTCAGCACTGAAGATCCATAATGCTGTGGCCTCCAGCATGCATCAACCCTCTCCTCCTTTCCCACAAACACAGCAGGCGCAGCCACTGGCCATGGAG GTCAGGAACCTCATGCAGTCCTGTCAGAGTAAAGAAGGACTGGAGCTGCTCAGCCTGCTGTCAGACACACACATCCAG TCGTTGCTTCTGGCCCATGACAGCATAGCAGAGGGAGAAATGGAGCCTGAGTCTCAGCCGGTTGAAGGAAAAACTTTTACTCAGTGGGGAGGAGAGACCGTGAAGATTGTTCGCATAGAAAAAGCTCAAGATGTTCCACTG GGAGCAACAGTTCGTAATGAGATGGACAGCGTTGTCATCAGTCGTATTGTTCGGGGAGGAGCAGCTGAACACAGCGGACTTCTGTCTGAGGGAGATGAAATCCTGGAGATCAACGGCATCGAGATCAGAGGAAAGGACGTCAACCAAGTGTTTGACATTCTT GCCGACATGCATGGCCTCCTGACCTTTGTGTTAATTCCCAGCGCTCAGACCAAGCCCCCTCCTCCTAAAGAGACCGTG ATTCATGTAAAGGCCCACTTTGACTATGACCCCTCTGATGACCCGTATGTGCCATGCAGAGAGCTGGGCTTATCCTTCCAGAAAGGAGATATTCTCCACGTTATCAGCCAAGCAGATCCCAACTGGTGGCAAGCTTACAGAGACGGGGATGAGGATAACCAACCGCTAGCTGGGCTGGTTCCAG GGAAGACCTTCCAGCAGCAAAGAGAAGCCATGAAGCAGACCATAGAAGAAGACAAGGAGTCTGAGAAACCTG GGAAGCTTTGGTGCGCCAAGAAGAGGAAACGGAAGAAGCTGCTGTACTCCCACAGGAACGACG ATCTTGATGATGAAATTCTGACTTATGAGGAGATGGCTCTTTATCACCAACCGGCTAATAGGAAGCGTCCGGTCGCTCTGATTggtccaaacacctgtgggcaGGCGGAGCTAAGGCAGAGACTCCTCAACAACCAACCAGAACGCTTCGCTGGAGCTGTGCCTC aCACCACACGGAGCCGTCGAGAAGGTGAGGTCAGTGGTCGAGATTACCACTTTGTGTCCCGTCAGGCCTTTGAAGCAGAACTAACATCTG GGAAGCTGATCGAGTCTGGAGAGTTTGAGAAGAACTTGTACGGTACCAGCACAGACTCTGTAAGGCAGGTCATCAACACTGGAAAAATCTGCGTGCTCTGTCTGCACACGCAG GCCCTGAAGGTGCTGAGGAGCTCAGACCTGAAGCCTTATATCATCTTCATCGCACCGCCCTCGCAGGAGCGACTTAGAGCGCTTCTGGTGAAGGACAACAAGAACCCAAAG CCCGAGGAGTTGCGTGAAATCATCGAGAAGGCCCGGGAGATGGAGCAGAGCTGCGGCCACCTGTTCGACGCCATCATCGTCAACACGGACCTGGACAAGGCGTACGCCGAGCTACTGCGACTCATCAACAAGCTGGACACCGAGCCGCAGTGGGTGCCGTGCTCCTGGCTGCGCTGA